Within the Flavobacteriales bacterium genome, the region GGATGGGGCCACCTTTGGGAGATCCCATGCCCATGGTGTGTACGATAATACCGGCAGCTGCAGCTTCTTTGGCAGCGGTGATGGCATCATCTTCATGGTTCTCCCCATCGGTAATCACCAGGATCACTTTCGACTTGGCACCGGATTCGTCGAAGGCTTTCATGGATGTACGGATGGCTTCACCGATGGCCGTACCCTGCGTGGGTATGATATCGGTATTGATGTTCCCGAGGTACATCTTGGCAGCGGCATAGTCGGTTGTGATGGGCAATTGCATGTAGGCGCTTCCTCCGAATACAACGATGCCGATGCGGTCACCATGCAGGTTGTCTACCAACCGGGAAATGATTTGCCGTGTGCGTTCCAACCGGCTCGGCTTGATGTCTTCGGCTTTCATGCTATTGGAAACATCAATTGCCACCACCAGGTCGATCCCTTTGCGTTTCACCTCTTGTAGTTTTGAACCCAGTTGTGGGTTTGCAAGTCCAACGGCCAGCAATGCCAGGGCCACACAGAAGAGGATGGTTTTGAACCAGGGTCTTGAACCGGAAACACCGGAAGTGATGGCGCCAAGCACCGATTCATCTGCGTACCTTCTCAAGGCCTTCTTGCTGCGTGACGCGGCGATGCCGGCAATGACCAATACCAGTGGAATCAGCCAGAGCGCATGCAGGAATTCGATATGTTCAAAACGGAACATGTCTATGGAATGCTTTTGAGTAAAGATTTACGCAACAGGAAATCCAGCATGAGCAGCGTCAGGCCGATCAGGGCGAATGGCAGGAATTCTTCTCCTTTTCTGCTGAATTCCGTTACCTGTATTTTTGATTTTTCAAGCTTGTCTATTTGTTGATAGATGCTTCGGAGTTTGTTGTTGTCGGTTGCCCTGAAATACTGACCACCGGTTAAGCTGGAAATCTGGTTAAGAACCGCTTCGTCAATGTCAACCTTCATGTAGTCATAGGTGTACTTTCCGTTGGGTAGCTTGCCTGTAGGACTCAAAGCTACGCCTTCGGATCCTACACCGATGGTATATACCCGAATGCCCATGGTTTCCGCCAGTTCTGCAGCCGTAGCCGGTGCAATGCTGCCCTGGTTGTTCACGCCATCCGTTAGTAGTATGACTACCTTGCTTTTTGCATCGCTGAAACGAAGCCGGTTCACGGCATTGGCCAGTCCCATTCCGATGGCCGTTCCATCTTCAAGCATTCCGACCTTGATGGAAGCGAACAGGTTTTTCAATACGGCATGATCTGTAGTAAGCGGGCACTGGGTAAAGCTTTCTCTGGCAAACACCACCAGGCCGATGCGGTCTCCAGGGCGGTTTTCAATAAACTCGGAAGCCATCTTTTTTGCTGCTTCCAGGCGGTTCGGTTCAAAATCGCGGGCCAGCATGCTGCTGGAAATGTCAACCGCCATGATGATATCAATTCCGTCAGTGGTCACGTTTTGCCAGCTGAGGTCCGACTGAGGTCTGGCAAGGGCCACAATGAGCAATGCCATGGCAAGTAATCTAAGAATGAAGGGCAAGTGAAATATGCGGGAACGGAATGAGGGTTTGATCTTTTCCAGTTCGGAGAGGGTAGAGATAGACGCGACGGGCATTTTCCTGGAGCTCCATCGAAAATGATAAATCGCCAGAACCAGCAAGAGAGCCAGCAGGGAGAATACCCACGGATATGCGAATTCAATTCCCTTCATGGCCATCCGTTTCGTTTGCAGATTCACGTTCCTGGTCCTCCAGGGGTGTGGCGGTTGCCTGCACAAATTCCACCGCGAGTCTCAGGTTTACTTCATGTTCGGATGCCAGCGGTTGTGCTTTGGCAAACTTAACCATATCGGCCAGGGTGAACAGGGGGCGCAGGTGTTTTTGAAGCAGGCCGGCATCCACACGGCTACGCATGGCGGTCAGCACTTCATTGCTGGTCATTTCCATGGCGGAGATGCCGAATTGCCTTTCTATGTATTCGCGAAGAATATCGGTGAGGCGTGTGTGATAGGTCTTGATATCGCCTTGTTGCCAAAGTTTCTCCTCTTCCAGCGCTCGCAAGGCAAGCAATGCTTCTTCATGCGGAGGTAATTGCACAACCGGTTCGGTGTTTTCCACTTGTTTCTTTTTCTCACGGAAGATGAAGTACCACAAAAAGAACAACAGGGCGAAAACGACCAATGCCACAATGAGGATGAGGGTTTTCATCTCCTGCCATGTAAGTGGCGCATCCATCGGCTCCTTGATGTTTCTGATCGCCTGGGTGGTGTCAACTTGTACCGTTATTACATCCAGGTTCAGAGCACCCGTTGATGAAGTAATTGATGTGTCTTTCGCATCGCGGAACAGGAAAGATGGAATGGTGTAGTGGCCGGAGTCGAAGGAAGTGATGAGGTAAGGTTTGGTAAGAAGCGTAACCTTGGTGTCAGGATTAACCACGGTATCAATCTTGCTTTCACCGATGATCAACAACCCGTTTGTGAGTGTGTCTGAAAGTTGAGGCCAGATGACGGATGTGCGTGGATTCGTTTGCACCATCAGTTTGAATACCGTCTGGTCACCGATGGTCAGCAAATTGGTGTCCAACCCCGCCCTTGCCTCCATTTGCTGCGATCGTGCAGGTACAAAAGCCATGAGCAAAATGCAGAAGAGCAGCCGGAATTTATGGAATACAGCACCCTTCGTCATGCCCTTGCCTCCCTGCTTTTAAAGAAATTCATAAGGTAGCGGATGTAGGACTCATCGGTGCGTATTTTCAAATGATCCACCCCCGAGCGCAGAAAGGTTTCTTTCAGAACCGCTTCTTTCTGGCGCCCTGCAGCGAAGTAGGCACGCCGAACATGTGCTGCGTTGCTATCGACCACCATTTGTTTTCCCGTTTCCGGATCACGCAGTCGGATCAGGCCCACCGAAGGCAACTCGAGATCACGTTGATCATACAACTGGATGGCCACCACGTCATGTTTTTTGTTGGCGATGCGCAGGGCCTGTTCAAAACCGGCATCCATGAAGTCGGAAATCACGAAGGCGATGGATCTTTTTTTGATCACATTGGTGAGGTGGCGAAGTGCGCAACTGATATCGGTTTGCGATCTTTCCGGTTCAAAGTTGATCATCTCCCGTATGATATGCAGAATATGGCTTCGGCCTTTTTTCGGGGGGATGAATTTTTCGATGCGGTCACTGAAGAAGATCACCCCGATC harbors:
- a CDS encoding VWA domain-containing protein is translated as MFRFEHIEFLHALWLIPLVLVIAGIAASRSKKALRRYADESVLGAITSGVSGSRPWFKTILFCVALALLAVGLANPQLGSKLQEVKRKGIDLVVAIDVSNSMKAEDIKPSRLERTRQIISRLVDNLHGDRIGIVVFGGSAYMQLPITTDYAAAKMYLGNINTDIIPTQGTAIGEAIRTSMKAFDESGAKSKVILVITDGENHEDDAITAAKEAAAAGIIVHTMGMGSPKGGPIPIYQNGSKAGFQKDREGNTIVTKLDPAMLKEIADAGDGAYFPTSHSQTAVQALRKQLDKMDKTDMDSKVFSDYEDHFHYFIAAALLLLTLESLIPERKGKWAQKLKI
- a CDS encoding VWA domain-containing protein, which encodes MKGIEFAYPWVFSLLALLLVLAIYHFRWSSRKMPVASISTLSELEKIKPSFRSRIFHLPFILRLLAMALLIVALARPQSDLSWQNVTTDGIDIIMAVDISSSMLARDFEPNRLEAAKKMASEFIENRPGDRIGLVVFARESFTQCPLTTDHAVLKNLFASIKVGMLEDGTAIGMGLANAVNRLRFSDAKSKVVILLTDGVNNQGSIAPATAAELAETMGIRVYTIGVGSEGVALSPTGKLPNGKYTYDYMKVDIDEAVLNQISSLTGGQYFRATDNNKLRSIYQQIDKLEKSKIQVTEFSRKGEEFLPFALIGLTLLMLDFLLRKSLLKSIP
- a CDS encoding DUF58 domain-containing protein, producing the protein MDTKELIKKVRKVEIKTRGLSNQIFSGEYHSAFKGRGMAFSEVREYQPGDDIRAIDWNVTARFNHPYVKIFEEERELTMMLLVDVSGSENFGSSLRLKRDMATELAAILAFSAMQNNDKIGVIFFSDRIEKFIPPKKGRSHILHIIREMINFEPERSQTDISCALRHLTNVIKKRSIAFVISDFMDAGFEQALRIANKKHDVVAIQLYDQRDLELPSVGLIRLRDPETGKQMVVDSNAAHVRRAYFAAGRQKEAVLKETFLRSGVDHLKIRTDESYIRYLMNFFKSREARA